One Myxococcota bacterium genomic window carries:
- a CDS encoding peroxiredoxin family protein produces the protein MLKTLALALLLAALAADSAAPDWTLQGSDGKTYTSASLAGKRGYVLAWFPKAFTGGCTTELESLRDAQAELAKFDADVFMVSFDAPEKNADFAKSLKANLVLLSDTKGDVASAFGVSNLGGMYAKRWTFYVDKDGVVRFVDQKVNTATAGPDIAAKLAELDFPKKP, from the coding sequence ATGCTGAAGACGCTCGCTCTCGCCCTTCTGCTCGCGGCTCTCGCCGCGGATTCTGCCGCGCCGGACTGGACCCTGCAGGGCTCCGACGGCAAGACCTACACCTCCGCGTCGCTCGCGGGGAAGCGCGGCTACGTGCTGGCCTGGTTCCCGAAGGCGTTCACCGGCGGCTGCACGACGGAGCTCGAGTCGCTGCGCGACGCGCAGGCCGAGCTCGCAAAGTTCGATGCCGACGTGTTCATGGTCAGCTTCGACGCGCCGGAGAAGAACGCGGACTTCGCGAAGTCGCTGAAGGCGAACCTGGTGCTCTTGTCGGACACCAAGGGCGACGTCGCGTCGGCCTTCGGCGTCTCGAACCTCGGCGGCATGTACGCCAAGCGCTGGACCTTCTACGTCGACAAGGACGGCGTGGTCCGCTTCGTCGACCAGAAGGTGAACACGGCGACGGCGGGGCCGGACATCGCCGCGAAGCTGGCGGAGCTGGACTTTCCCAAGAAGCCCTAG